In one window of bacterium DNA:
- the rpiB gene encoding ribose 5-phosphate isomerase B, which produces MIALASDHGGFAYKERVKTLLDELGLQWKDFGTHSEESVDYPDFSHAAAEAIVRGECDRGIFICGTGIGISLAANRHRGIRAAACQIPEAARMSRLHNDANVLALGERLIDWETAERMIRIWLETPFEGGRHIRRIEKIEIEA; this is translated from the coding sequence ATGATTGCACTGGCATCGGACCACGGTGGTTTTGCTTACAAGGAGCGCGTGAAGACGCTGCTTGACGAACTTGGATTGCAGTGGAAAGATTTCGGCACGCACTCCGAAGAGAGCGTAGACTACCCCGATTTTTCACACGCCGCCGCCGAAGCCATCGTGCGGGGTGAGTGTGACCGCGGCATTTTCATCTGCGGCACCGGTATCGGGATCAGTCTCGCCGCCAATCGTCATCGAGGAATCCGCGCCGCCGCCTGCCAGATCCCTGAAGCAGCGCGCATGTCGAGACTGCACAACGACGCCAACGTGCTGGCACTCGGCGAGCGGCTGATCGACTGGGAAACTGCGGAACGCATGATTCGCATCTGGCTGGAAACACCGTTCGAAGGCGGACGCCATATCCGGCGCATAGAAAAGATTGAAATCGAAGCATAA
- a CDS encoding tetratricopeptide repeat protein, translating into MKRLIRNGLMLAALLLLTANSFTAVAQDNDGGEDTERLLRRNWSLFLEYFKTGDYKAAKRAGWKIIELDPSRFKTFHSKMIEMYDSLATNAEAPEMKTGYADTVLWLIDNAIEAFPDKKAEYSLVKGYQLERHFKDRGKEAIEAYETGINHDYTTADIYYLLRLAVLYSNDPAEKANAVKVLQAILLREPNNTTAQSLMKNLISDPEEYVGILRDAYYADSDNRQKLYELANGYYEMVQNYDSAAVYFGKLVKLDPSVKNYWERYAAALLYISDYSKASEAYKKVTELDPESKEAWLNYARSVLQGGNFSEARSAAEKAADLDPEWGAPHMVVANVYEAAVQRCVERNRGGWEHMKVIDKLVYLLARAEYSRAARDPQYEEQAKARSGALSTVVPTAEDLFVNKIPRGTPYMINKDCYTWIGRSVTP; encoded by the coding sequence ATGAAACGACTCATAAGAAACGGCCTGATGCTCGCTGCGCTCCTCCTGCTCACGGCGAATTCCTTTACCGCCGTAGCGCAGGATAATGATGGCGGAGAGGATACTGAACGGCTGCTCAGAAGAAACTGGAGCCTGTTCCTCGAATACTTCAAAACCGGTGACTATAAAGCTGCGAAGCGTGCCGGTTGGAAAATCATCGAACTCGATCCCTCGCGCTTCAAAACCTTCCATTCGAAAATGATCGAGATGTACGACTCGCTCGCAACGAATGCAGAAGCGCCGGAAATGAAAACGGGCTACGCCGATACCGTGCTGTGGCTGATCGATAACGCCATCGAAGCATTTCCTGACAAGAAAGCGGAGTACAGTCTCGTAAAGGGATATCAGCTCGAGCGGCATTTCAAGGATCGTGGCAAAGAGGCCATCGAAGCCTATGAGACCGGCATCAATCATGACTATACCACAGCCGATATCTACTACCTGCTCCGTCTGGCGGTGCTCTACAGCAACGACCCCGCCGAGAAAGCCAACGCGGTAAAAGTGCTGCAGGCGATTCTGCTCCGCGAGCCGAATAACACCACGGCGCAGTCACTGATGAAAAACCTGATCAGTGACCCTGAAGAATATGTCGGCATTCTCCGAGATGCGTACTATGCCGATTCCGACAACAGGCAGAAACTCTATGAGCTCGCCAACGGCTACTATGAAATGGTGCAGAACTATGACAGCGCCGCCGTGTACTTCGGCAAGCTGGTGAAGCTCGATCCCTCGGTGAAAAATTACTGGGAACGCTACGCCGCGGCATTGCTCTACATCAGTGATTATTCCAAGGCCTCGGAAGCCTACAAGAAAGTGACCGAGCTGGATCCGGAGTCGAAAGAAGCCTGGCTCAACTACGCACGCTCGGTGCTGCAGGGTGGAAATTTCTCCGAAGCGCGCAGCGCTGCGGAAAAGGCCGCGGACCTGGATCCCGAATGGGGCGCCCCGCATATGGTTGTGGCCAACGTCTACGAAGCAGCTGTGCAGCGATGCGTGGAACGCAACCGCGGCGGCTGGGAACACATGAAAGTCATCGACAAGCTGGTGTATCTGCTGGCAAGAGCCGAGTACTCCCGTGCGGCACGTGATCCGCAGTACGAGGAGCAGGCCAAAGCTCGCTCGGGCGCTCTGAGTACGGTTGTCCCCACGGCGGAAGACCTGTTTGTCAATAAGATTCCCCGCGGTACACCGTACATGATCAACAAGGACTGCTACACCTGGATCGGACGCAGCGTCACGCCCTGA
- a CDS encoding DNRLRE domain-containing protein has product MRTSLIFTAFLAILFTACQNEPDPTGIGLVPEGDLIDAQRFDTADDDTRIQTTSFHDTLAPYNAVSLMIGTADGYESSAFIRWYQLSDTVGRAGRIVSASIKLFSLPGSIGDSTASMTLNVYEIQEFWNSFTFTSDSVDMLDVAAVPSGSITATIGGADSVEIPLDSTLVRSWLEHMADGEFTQVYGVKIDGANSNVLRPFQSSENASPPVLTVIMELNGELDTLRGASIDDTYGASGPEFPSGPDMTLHSGLTQRSRLFFDVSSIEGAPIVNYARLFLHIDRSRTTSHFSGVDSIIIYQNYDSTLNHRQGTGILTRIDDTDENMIVAEGVTLTRAVQDWVNGKGNHGLLLVPYAENNELERLTIFGAEADSTRRPRLQVTYTSKP; this is encoded by the coding sequence TTGCGTACTTCCCTCATTTTTACCGCGTTTCTGGCAATACTGTTTACAGCCTGTCAGAACGAACCGGATCCGACCGGCATAGGTCTGGTTCCGGAGGGTGACCTTATCGACGCACAGCGATTCGATACCGCTGACGACGACACCCGAATCCAGACCACTTCCTTCCACGACACCCTCGCGCCATACAATGCCGTATCGCTCATGATCGGCACCGCGGACGGCTACGAGTCCTCTGCGTTCATTCGCTGGTATCAGCTCTCGGATACGGTTGGACGCGCGGGACGTATTGTCTCCGCCTCCATCAAACTCTTCAGCCTCCCGGGCAGCATCGGGGACAGTACGGCATCAATGACGCTGAACGTGTACGAGATCCAGGAATTCTGGAATTCCTTCACATTCACCAGTGACAGTGTGGACATGCTCGATGTCGCCGCCGTTCCCAGCGGATCGATCACAGCAACGATTGGCGGGGCCGATAGCGTGGAAATTCCTCTCGACAGCACGCTCGTGCGTTCCTGGCTCGAGCACATGGCAGATGGAGAGTTTACCCAGGTGTACGGTGTGAAGATCGACGGTGCAAACAGCAATGTGCTGCGACCATTCCAGAGCAGCGAAAATGCATCGCCACCCGTGTTGACCGTGATCATGGAATTGAACGGGGAACTCGATACGCTGCGTGGTGCGAGCATCGATGACACCTACGGCGCGTCCGGCCCTGAATTTCCTTCCGGACCGGACATGACGCTGCACAGCGGACTGACACAGCGCAGCAGACTGTTCTTCGATGTCTCCAGCATTGAAGGGGCACCGATTGTCAACTACGCCAGGCTTTTCCTGCATATCGACCGCAGCCGCACGACGTCGCATTTCAGCGGGGTGGATTCGATCATCATTTATCAGAATTATGACAGCACCCTCAACCACAGGCAGGGCACGGGTATTCTCACACGCATTGACGACACCGATGAGAATATGATCGTTGCTGAAGGGGTGACGCTCACACGCGCGGTGCAGGACTGGGTGAACGGAAAAGGCAATCACGGACTGCTGCTCGTACCGTACGCCGAGAACAATGAACTGGAACGGCTCACCATTTTCGGTGCCGAGGCTGACAGCACACGCCGTCCCCGTCTTCAGGTCACCTACACTTCGAAACCCTGA
- a CDS encoding SpoIID/LytB domain-containing protein codes for MKHRLLLPVILALAILGGCASSRPSDSADQQPFVRVCIAERSSEITLVLPPESVMQTATQRFSMDGFHELRCALEDDGAMTVYMDGREARNLRGAFRCFPRGGEHGFGFEDRSYSDTLLVASDGEGLYLVNILPLERYLRGVVPEEIGRNRTPEELEAARAQAVLARTYALRKIALPLTRLFDVYADERDQVFPGAGQRDDITDVAVEQTRGMVVAFNGQLAECYYHSTCGGRTEASSLIWKRPQSQPWLTGVRDRGPDGDFCRISPNYRWTELYSLPALDRMLREYLPAANDAIMASDLPADNWHLLDLNIISRMPSGRVATMQVVMGNRARQRAYYVHGDNIRKLFRRGDEQLPLRSALIDIDIERDEHRWIRQVRIKGGGAGHGVGMCQWGAIGRARAGENFRAILGAYFPQTDVLKLY; via the coding sequence ATGAAGCATCGCCTTCTCCTTCCCGTTATTCTGGCACTTGCAATTCTTGGCGGCTGCGCCTCCTCGCGTCCCTCCGACAGCGCGGATCAGCAGCCATTTGTTCGCGTCTGTATCGCCGAACGCAGCAGTGAAATCACACTTGTGCTGCCACCTGAGAGCGTCATGCAGACAGCGACACAGCGTTTTTCAATGGATGGCTTTCATGAGCTGCGATGTGCGCTTGAAGACGATGGGGCGATGACCGTGTATATGGATGGCAGGGAAGCACGCAACCTGCGTGGCGCGTTTCGCTGTTTCCCGCGCGGTGGAGAGCATGGCTTCGGGTTTGAGGACCGCAGCTACAGCGATACACTGCTGGTGGCTTCCGACGGGGAGGGCCTGTATCTCGTCAATATTCTGCCGCTTGAGCGTTACCTCCGCGGCGTGGTTCCGGAAGAAATCGGTCGCAATCGCACACCGGAAGAACTTGAGGCAGCACGTGCGCAGGCCGTGCTTGCGCGTACCTACGCCCTGCGGAAAATTGCATTGCCACTCACACGTCTCTTTGATGTATATGCTGATGAACGTGACCAGGTGTTTCCCGGTGCGGGTCAGCGCGACGACATCACGGATGTGGCTGTCGAACAGACGCGGGGCATGGTTGTCGCATTTAACGGACAGCTGGCGGAATGCTATTATCACAGTACCTGTGGGGGACGCACAGAGGCTTCTTCCCTGATCTGGAAGCGTCCCCAATCGCAGCCATGGCTGACCGGGGTGCGTGATCGCGGGCCGGATGGTGATTTCTGCCGAATCTCCCCGAATTACCGATGGACGGAATTGTATTCACTCCCTGCTCTCGATCGCATGCTTCGCGAATATCTACCGGCTGCGAACGACGCCATCATGGCGTCCGATCTTCCGGCGGACAACTGGCATCTGCTCGATCTGAACATCATCAGCCGCATGCCTTCGGGCCGCGTCGCAACCATGCAGGTGGTCATGGGAAACCGGGCCCGGCAGCGTGCCTACTACGTGCACGGTGATAACATTCGCAAGCTCTTCCGCAGGGGCGACGAACAGCTGCCTCTGCGCTCAGCGCTCATCGATATCGATATCGAACGGGACGAACATCGCTGGATCAGGCAGGTACGCATCAAAGGCGGTGGTGCCGGTCACGGAGTGGGGATGTGCCAGTGGGGTGCAATTGGCCGCGCAAGAGCAGGAGAGAATTTTCGCGCCATTCTCGGCGCATACTTCCCGCAGACGGATGTTTTGAAGCTGTATTAG
- a CDS encoding DUF5103 domain-containing protein: protein MIKHLTLAFLLLPAIVALPGVLGAQEAPCEELPFIRGLRVYGGDDERNLPVMVKRDTTKSKTSSLPDFITIRFDVQEEMPPRLAIRFYHCDKDWNIDTDFVVRDDFFTYTRQLEYEQAGAGTEQFSWRFTNRFPSAFHSFVRFLYSGNWIFDVTDEFDEDVIYASGRFIVVENIVRTNLGIRNDYWSDFRPPRNEVHRLTLKMAIPDKLFPDYVRTVDFYKNFNLFEHYRVSSDDREENTFVEGIGLKEKTFRYDNVPPGNGYRFWDLRNPATYPDDKVLSKFEGPDFTRFRFSGDLSRYYGAAETTPLRSFNTDYLCVRFELEHPFIDTKDIFVAGIFNNWDPQWSDRMIFDEDIEHYVMHRWLLRGAYDYQYVLGRYDEELGYVVDQDWISLAGNTWAANNLYWAIIYFDDDQFGGVNRAVGFASAVQK from the coding sequence ATGATAAAACACCTCACACTCGCCTTTCTCCTGCTCCCTGCGATTGTGGCGCTGCCCGGCGTGCTCGGAGCACAGGAGGCCCCCTGCGAGGAATTACCATTTATTCGCGGGTTGCGCGTCTACGGGGGCGATGACGAACGCAATCTGCCGGTCATGGTGAAACGCGACACGACAAAGTCGAAAACATCCTCTTTGCCGGATTTCATCACCATCCGCTTCGATGTGCAGGAAGAGATGCCGCCGCGACTGGCCATCCGCTTTTATCACTGTGACAAAGACTGGAACATCGATACGGATTTCGTCGTGCGCGACGATTTCTTCACCTACACGCGTCAGCTCGAGTATGAACAGGCGGGAGCAGGGACGGAGCAATTCTCCTGGCGCTTTACCAACCGCTTCCCCAGTGCATTCCATTCCTTCGTGCGTTTCCTGTATTCGGGGAACTGGATTTTCGATGTCACGGACGAATTCGATGAGGATGTGATCTATGCTTCGGGTCGCTTCATCGTCGTCGAGAATATCGTCCGCACGAACCTCGGGATCCGCAACGATTACTGGAGCGACTTCAGGCCGCCGCGCAACGAGGTGCATCGCCTGACGCTGAAAATGGCCATACCGGACAAGCTGTTTCCCGACTATGTCCGCACGGTTGATTTCTACAAGAACTTCAACCTCTTCGAACACTACCGCGTCTCAAGCGATGACCGTGAGGAGAACACCTTCGTCGAAGGTATCGGCCTGAAGGAAAAGACCTTCCGTTACGACAATGTGCCCCCGGGCAACGGATACCGCTTCTGGGATCTGCGCAATCCGGCGACCTATCCTGATGACAAGGTGCTGAGCAAGTTCGAAGGACCCGATTTTACGCGCTTCCGCTTTTCGGGTGATCTCAGCCGTTACTACGGTGCGGCGGAGACAACACCCCTCCGCTCGTTCAATACCGACTATCTCTGCGTCCGCTTTGAACTCGAACATCCCTTCATCGACACGAAGGACATTTTTGTCGCCGGGATCTTCAACAACTGGGATCCGCAGTGGTCCGACCGCATGATTTTCGACGAGGACATCGAACACTATGTCATGCATCGCTGGCTGCTGCGCGGGGCCTACGATTATCAGTACGTCCTTGGCCGCTACGACGAAGAGCTCGGGTATGTGGTGGATCAGGATTGGATTTCACTTGCGGGAAATACGTGGGCGGCAAACAATCTGTACTGGGCCATCATCTACTTCGATGACGATCAGTTCGGTGGCGTCAATCGCGCCGTCGGCTTTGCCAGCGCCGTGCAAAAATGA
- the glgA gene encoding glycogen synthase GlgA — MAKPLSILFVSSEVVPFAKTGGLADVSAALPQQIREMGHDIRIIMPKFAAVSDRKFKIHDIKRLTDMPIELGDRTLLGSVKSSFLTNIKTKVQVYFLSNEDLYCRSDLYVDPKTKEAWPDNDDRFIFFCRGVIQTLILLGWKPDIIHLNDWQSALIAALIKTEYANEPLFKNTHIVFTVHNAAYQGIFPAASFEKTGLPAKAFKQEGVEFHGDMNMLKAGLMYADQITTVSPTYAKEIRGSKEYGYGLEGVFKKKARKTVGLLNGMDDTVWNPEVDKLIPKTYSADSLEDKQENKKALCDHFKLPYDPAVPVIGIVSRLADQKGFDLIKEKLVDLMKLDLQIVVLGSGEKKYEDLFSKAAKKYKKKMAAHIGFDEDLAHLIEAGSDMFLMPSKYEPCGLNQMYSLRYGTLPIVRATGGLADSVEDLDAKPKSGTGFVFEDYKGKQMLDAVKRALAAFKDEKIWQAAMKRAMKKDNSWDSSARKYIDLYKKLLKKK; from the coding sequence ATGGCGAAACCTTTGAGTATCCTCTTCGTGTCCAGCGAAGTTGTTCCTTTCGCCAAAACCGGCGGTCTCGCGGATGTGTCCGCCGCGCTCCCTCAGCAAATTCGTGAGATGGGTCATGATATCCGCATCATCATGCCCAAGTTCGCCGCCGTAAGTGACCGGAAATTCAAGATCCACGATATCAAACGGCTGACCGACATGCCGATTGAACTCGGCGATCGCACACTGCTCGGCAGCGTGAAATCATCTTTCCTTACGAATATCAAGACCAAGGTGCAGGTGTATTTCCTCAGCAATGAGGATCTGTACTGCAGGTCGGATCTCTATGTCGATCCGAAAACCAAGGAAGCCTGGCCGGATAATGACGACCGTTTCATTTTCTTCTGCCGTGGCGTCATCCAGACATTGATACTGCTCGGCTGGAAGCCTGATATTATCCATCTCAATGACTGGCAGTCTGCGCTCATCGCTGCCCTGATCAAGACCGAGTATGCGAACGAGCCGCTGTTCAAGAACACGCATATCGTGTTCACCGTGCACAATGCCGCGTATCAGGGGATTTTCCCCGCCGCTTCTTTTGAGAAGACCGGTCTGCCCGCCAAGGCCTTCAAGCAGGAAGGCGTCGAGTTTCATGGCGACATGAACATGCTCAAGGCGGGGCTCATGTATGCGGACCAGATTACCACCGTCAGTCCCACCTACGCCAAGGAAATCCGTGGCAGCAAGGAATACGGCTACGGCCTCGAGGGTGTGTTCAAGAAGAAAGCCCGAAAGACCGTGGGACTGCTCAACGGCATGGACGATACGGTGTGGAATCCTGAAGTCGACAAGCTGATCCCGAAAACGTACTCGGCCGACAGTCTCGAAGACAAGCAGGAAAACAAGAAAGCACTCTGTGACCATTTCAAGCTGCCCTACGATCCGGCCGTTCCCGTGATCGGTATCGTCTCACGTCTGGCAGACCAGAAAGGCTTCGATCTGATCAAGGAGAAGCTTGTCGATCTGATGAAGCTCGACCTGCAGATCGTGGTACTCGGTTCCGGAGAAAAGAAGTACGAAGACCTCTTCTCCAAGGCAGCAAAGAAGTACAAGAAGAAAATGGCCGCGCATATCGGTTTCGACGAAGACCTCGCGCATCTGATCGAGGCAGGAAGCGACATGTTCCTGATGCCGTCGAAGTACGAACCCTGCGGACTCAATCAGATGTACAGCCTCCGCTATGGCACGCTGCCCATCGTGCGCGCCACGGGCGGTCTCGCGGATTCCGTCGAGGATCTCGATGCGAAACCGAAATCCGGCACCGGCTTCGTCTTCGAAGACTACAAGGGCAAGCAGATGCTCGATGCCGTCAAGCGGGCGCTTGCCGCGTTCAAGGACGAAAAGATCTGGCAGGCCGCAATGAAGCGGGCGATGAAAAAGGATAATTCCTGGGATTCATCAGCCAGGAAATACATCGATCTGTATAAAAAGCTTCTGAAGAAAAAATAA
- a CDS encoding response regulator — MIDNTTVLVLVIGTVALLSLAVGIIAIIIFQQRKMFALQQKNLEQLAESEKRYRRLVKLSPFPMMVVIGDRVVYVNDAGIKLCNATNEDEVYARSIFDYVVTDFEHPEQDRMRGLLSQDDEIYDIKGQLEKLDGQIIDIELTAIPITYDEKDAKHIVLRDITQQERQKAELIAAKERAEQSDKLKDAFIANISHEIRTPLHIIIGYSNLITNELVGNLYPEMDSYFQAIRRGSQRLMRTVEHILNISSIQVGTFSVRPEEIRLSDRVEELVQELKSLAQKKGLALNYSTECPAAILYADRYCIDQAVSNVVDNAIKFTKTGSVDVRVYCVDRRVCIEIKDTGIGMSPEYLPKVFSVFSQEASGYTRPFDGLGLGLSLTKRYVELNRGSITVKSRKGKGTTFTLQFLADMVEETVIVDEEPIPEQMPVEPLVRPESEKGLFTVLFVEDDEETQEYMASLLAREYSLRIASTAAAAWTILESTRIDLVLMDLSLQGDEDGISLTRRIRRDERFGNIPIIAVTAHAFPKDRIQSLEAGCNAYFSKPFQIEELKRSMESFLPRDDSAS, encoded by the coding sequence GTGATTGACAACACTACGGTCCTTGTGCTCGTTATCGGTACCGTCGCTCTGCTGAGCCTCGCCGTCGGTATCATTGCCATTATCATTTTCCAGCAGCGCAAAATGTTCGCGCTGCAGCAGAAGAATCTTGAACAGCTGGCGGAAAGCGAAAAACGCTACCGGCGCCTGGTCAAACTTTCTCCATTTCCCATGATGGTGGTGATAGGGGACCGCGTGGTGTATGTCAATGACGCAGGGATCAAGCTTTGCAATGCCACGAATGAGGATGAAGTCTACGCACGTTCCATCTTCGACTATGTCGTAACGGATTTCGAGCATCCAGAGCAGGACCGCATGCGTGGACTGCTTTCGCAGGATGACGAGATTTACGATATCAAGGGACAACTCGAGAAACTGGACGGTCAGATTATCGATATCGAGCTGACGGCCATCCCCATTACGTACGACGAGAAGGACGCGAAGCATATCGTCCTTCGCGATATCACGCAGCAGGAGCGCCAGAAGGCGGAACTCATTGCCGCGAAAGAACGTGCTGAGCAGTCGGACAAGCTCAAAGACGCCTTCATCGCCAATATTTCCCACGAAATTCGCACCCCCCTGCACATCATCATTGGCTACAGCAATCTCATCACGAATGAGCTGGTGGGAAACCTGTACCCGGAAATGGACAGTTACTTCCAGGCCATCCGCCGCGGAAGTCAGCGCCTGATGCGCACCGTCGAGCATATCCTCAATATCTCCAGCATTCAGGTAGGGACGTTCTCCGTTCGTCCCGAAGAAATCCGTCTCTCCGACCGTGTCGAAGAACTGGTGCAGGAACTCAAGTCGCTGGCGCAGAAGAAAGGGCTCGCGCTCAACTATTCAACCGAATGTCCCGCCGCCATCCTGTACGCGGACCGTTACTGCATCGACCAGGCAGTCAGCAATGTGGTCGACAATGCCATAAAGTTTACCAAAACCGGCTCCGTCGATGTGCGGGTGTACTGCGTCGACCGCCGTGTGTGCATTGAGATCAAGGACACCGGCATCGGCATGTCGCCCGAATATCTGCCCAAGGTGTTCAGCGTGTTCTCGCAGGAAGCGTCCGGATATACGCGTCCCTTTGACGGACTCGGTCTCGGGCTTTCACTCACCAAGCGATACGTGGAATTGAACCGCGGTTCCATCACCGTCAAGAGCCGCAAGGGAAAGGGCACCACCTTCACCCTGCAGTTTCTCGCCGACATGGTGGAAGAAACCGTCATTGTCGACGAAGAACCCATCCCGGAACAGATGCCTGTCGAACCGCTTGTGCGTCCTGAAAGCGAAAAAGGCCTGTTCACCGTGCTGTTCGTCGAAGATGACGAGGAGACACAGGAATACATGGCCTCGCTTCTGGCCCGGGAATACAGCCTGCGCATCGCTTCCACCGCAGCTGCGGCATGGACCATCCTGGAAAGCACACGCATCGACCTGGTGCTCATGGATCTTTCCCTTCAGGGCGATGAAGACGGTATTTCCCTCACCCGCCGCATTCGCAGGGATGAACGTTTCGGAAATATCCCCATCATCGCCGTGACCGCGCATGCGTTTCCGAAGGATCGCATTCAAAGCCTCGAGGCCGGCTGCAACGCGTATTTCTCGAAGCCGTTCCAGATTGAGGAACTGAAGCGTTCGATGGAATCTTTCCTCCCGCGTGACGACAGCGCCTCATAA
- a CDS encoding lamin tail domain-containing protein has product MGKNVPFLLLFFFISTSIAAAQQLSINEFMAVPLSGEAEWIELRNGTATAVRPLDWSIEDATGKRCAFGDAVVEIPPGGHLVLTEALPLGAAWQLTADSVLLLPQLPSLNNSGDDLVLRNMQGEVIDSLHYTSSWLGGKGYSLERIDPAGAHEKANWRPSIAASGATPGLPNSVLPVQRNPLPPHSCRINEIMYEPLTQGCEWVEVTYTGNDSLDMARLSLEVSPRGEAAVFALHGHSGRLAPGGYLVIAADSSILLRFPDMPRGRKDAVLIVLDRASLGLANDGDAILLRDEDGTLLDSVVYVPDWHHPFVSDTRGRTLERLHPALPSLAAQSWSTCTHNAGGTPGALNSCFTDSRAVAANEAALRVDPLPFSPDGDGYEDFCRISCSAPAGIHEARLRIYDVQGRLLRTLVGGAPMAARMDIVWDGLDDEGRRVRIGPYVALLDMLDVANNTVRSVKGIIVVARNL; this is encoded by the coding sequence ATGGGGAAAAACGTTCCGTTCCTTCTGCTTTTCTTTTTTATTTCCACATCCATCGCCGCTGCCCAGCAGCTCAGTATCAATGAATTCATGGCCGTACCACTCTCTGGAGAAGCGGAATGGATTGAATTGCGCAACGGTACGGCCACAGCCGTGCGTCCGTTGGACTGGAGTATCGAGGATGCCACGGGGAAGCGCTGCGCGTTCGGAGACGCCGTGGTGGAGATTCCACCGGGGGGACACCTGGTGCTCACCGAGGCCCTGCCACTCGGCGCGGCATGGCAGTTGACGGCCGACAGTGTGCTGCTGCTGCCGCAGCTTCCATCGCTCAACAACAGCGGAGACGATCTCGTGCTGCGAAACATGCAGGGCGAGGTCATAGACTCACTGCATTACACATCGTCCTGGCTCGGCGGGAAGGGATACTCCCTCGAACGCATCGATCCCGCCGGGGCACACGAAAAAGCCAACTGGCGTCCGAGTATCGCTGCATCGGGAGCCACTCCGGGCTTGCCGAACAGCGTGCTTCCCGTACAGCGCAATCCTCTGCCTCCTCACTCCTGCCGTATCAATGAAATCATGTATGAGCCGCTTACGCAGGGATGCGAGTGGGTGGAGGTAACGTATACGGGAAACGACAGTCTCGACATGGCCAGACTGTCGCTGGAAGTGTCACCCAGGGGAGAGGCCGCGGTGTTTGCACTTCATGGACACAGCGGCAGACTCGCACCGGGCGGTTATCTGGTCATCGCTGCTGACTCCTCCATTCTCCTGCGCTTCCCGGATATGCCGCGCGGGAGAAAGGATGCGGTCTTGATCGTCCTTGACCGCGCGTCTCTCGGACTCGCGAATGACGGGGATGCGATCCTGCTGCGTGATGAGGACGGGACGCTGCTTGACAGCGTGGTGTATGTGCCGGACTGGCATCATCCGTTTGTATCGGACACCAGGGGCCGTACGCTCGAACGTCTGCACCCCGCACTGCCGTCCCTTGCAGCGCAGTCCTGGAGTACCTGCACGCACAACGCGGGTGGAACACCGGGTGCGCTCAACAGCTGCTTCACCGACAGCAGAGCAGTCGCTGCGAACGAAGCTGCCCTGCGTGTCGATCCCCTGCCCTTTTCACCCGATGGTGACGGGTATGAGGATTTCTGCCGCATCAGCTGTTCGGCCCCTGCCGGTATTCACGAGGCGCGGCTGCGCATCTACGATGTACAGGGAAGACTGCTCCGCACCCTGGTGGGCGGTGCGCCGATGGCAGCAAGGATGGATATTGTGTGGGATGGACTCGATGACGAAGGCCGGCGAGTGCGAATCGGACCGTACGTGGCATTGCTGGACATGCTCGACGTCGCGAACAATACTGTCCGCTCGGTCAAGGGCATCATCGTTGTTGCACGGAATTTATGA
- a CDS encoding YIP1 family protein yields the protein MDDTSVPQETTPEEMGRTAEAPPPVEPLSFSDKFIGVLTEPGATYENVRAAGPRTSDWVIPAIIMMIVIAAGTLARFANPDFLAQVQEAQYTALEERVESGEMSQEQYDQARQQMESMSGFYGPIGAVTGAIGWIILFFITALFYWLVTKFIMQGDIGYTAMLSVLGLVMFISILDQLISLLLLYLTGNPMAALNPLIFMDVNIADMGFGTKMLALLNPITIWATYVTGIGLEKVAMISRTKGMIAAFSLFIVFTALMMGFGMAGMG from the coding sequence ATGGATGATACTTCGGTACCGCAGGAAACAACACCCGAGGAGATGGGAAGGACGGCGGAGGCACCACCTCCTGTAGAACCCTTATCCTTTTCTGACAAGTTCATCGGCGTGCTTACCGAACCCGGGGCAACATACGAAAATGTGCGAGCCGCCGGACCACGTACATCCGACTGGGTCATCCCCGCCATTATCATGATGATCGTTATTGCGGCAGGTACACTTGCGCGCTTCGCCAATCCCGACTTCCTCGCACAGGTGCAGGAAGCGCAGTACACCGCGCTTGAAGAGCGGGTAGAATCCGGCGAAATGTCGCAGGAGCAATATGATCAGGCGCGGCAGCAGATGGAAAGCATGTCGGGATTCTACGGCCCAATAGGTGCCGTAACCGGCGCCATTGGCTGGATCATTTTATTCTTCATCACCGCACTGTTCTACTGGCTTGTGACGAAGTTCATCATGCAGGGGGACATAGGATACACCGCGATGCTCTCCGTGCTGGGACTGGTGATGTTTATCAGCATTTTGGATCAGCTCATATCATTGCTGCTGCTCTATCTCACCGGCAATCCCATGGCAGCACTCAATCCGCTGATATTCATGGATGTAAACATCGCGGACATGGGCTTCGGCACCAAAATGCTCGCGCTGCTCAACCCCATCACTATCTGGGCGACGTATGTCACGGGTATCGGACTCGAGAAAGTCGCCATGATTTCCCGCACAAAGGGCATGATCGCGGCCTTCTCCCTGTTCATCGTGTTCACCGCATTGATGATGGGATTTGGCATGGCCGGCATGGGCTGA